The following nucleotide sequence is from Pedobacter sp. PACM 27299.
AATTGCAGGTATGTTTGCCAACACCCAGTCGTTTAATATAAATCCTTTCTCTCTATTCTCCACAAAAGCGAAAAAATGAGGAATGAAAAGAAGGATTAGGGCAAGAATAGAGATCCCCAAAATAAACTTAAGTCTGAATGGCGGGTAATCCCAGGCAATTTGCCAGGAGAATTGTTTAAACTGCATTAAAGTGTTCTGTTGGTATATTTTAAACTAAACAAAACAAATAACGGAATTAATCTATTATAAATGAATAGCCAAGCTAAGAAATCGTGGTTATTTCTATAAATAAATAAGATGTTTAAACAGGTAATTTGTAGGTTTTTAGCTTAAAATAAGCTGAGTTGCTGCGCTCTGATTGGTTTAGCATCTCCAAAAATGGTTTTCCCTCCATGTTTCCAGGAATCTCTGCTCTCTTTTTCAATTAATGCTTCAAAATTATCATTTGGAACAAAGTCTTTTTCTACGTTTCGAGAGATAATACTCAATTGATGAATGGCTTGCTGTTTATCTGAATGTCCTATTTTGGCCTGCTGAACTGCTTTGCTCAATACTTCGATAGTTTCATCATAAACGTTTATGGGCACAGGGAAGGGATGTCCATCTTTTCCGCCATGCGCAAATGAAAAACGAGCAGGATCTGTAAAACGAGAAGGTGTACCATAAATAACCTCACTAACCAGTGCGAGCGATTGCAAGGTTCTTGGGCCCATACCTTTCAGCAGCAGAAGTTCCTCAAAATCTTCGGGTTGATTTTCTTGTGTGAGCCATAACATGGCACCCAGACGTTTTAGGTCAACATCTTTCGCTTTCACTTCATGGTGGTTGGGCATGATGAGTTTTTTGATTTCCATGATCATCCGATCCGGATGTTCAGTAGTCATGGCCAGCATCGCTTGCTGTGCAGGAGCAGCAGCCTTGTCAACGAGGTTCATGATTTTACCTTGGTGGACACCACAGACGCCAGTATGCGGTTCTTCTACGAAAGAATGGAGGCTGGAGGAATGCCAGTGATACCTTCTTGCAGTACCGCTGTCATTTCGCATTCCTTGCTGAACAACAGTCCACAAGCCCTCTTTATTTAGGATGAAATTATGGGTATACAGCTGAAATCCATCTTGAATGGCCGTATTGTCTACTTTTGCACTAAGTTTGCTGCACCTCAGCAGATGATTTCCATCTAAGCCAGTCTGCTGGGCAATATTCAATAATTCTGCAGGAGTTTGTTTTGATCTTTTTCCCTTCCCACCGCAAATATAAATGCCTAATTCTTTACTATGAGGATTGATCGCAGCTTTTAAAGCGCCCATTACGGAAGTCGTGATCCCCGAAGAGTGCCAGTCCATTCCCATCACCGCACCGAGACTTTGAAACCAAAAAGGATCGCTTAATCGACGCAATACTTCGGCAGTACCATATTCGGTAATGATGGCTTCTGTAATGGCTAAACCAAGACGGGTCATCCGTTCGGATAACCAACTGGGTACATAGCCATAATGTAAAGGTAAATCTGCCGTTCCTGACGCTTTCATTACTAACAAAATTAGTAAAAATAAACCGTAGTTAATCCCAAAAATTATCGGGTTCGGAATCTTTTACCGGTAAATTCCTGCTGTTCGTCGGACTTTTTATTGGCTTTGACTGTCGCTGCTTTCCTAGCTGCTTATAAAACTGCATTTTTGGACAAGCTAATTCCTAATCACTAAACTAAAAAAAGATGAACATAATGATTTTTAAAACCTCGGTACAGGATCAAAAAGATCTGACTTCAATCAGACCTGTGATGAATACTTTATTTGGAGAAAAAAATTGGTCTTTAGCTTTTGAAGATGTCGACAAAATTTTAAGGGTAGTAAGTTCGATTCCTGCAGTTGCAGTGGTGAAACATATTCTGATGAATAATGGTTTCTTTTGCGAAGAACTTCCTTACTCCCTGGACGAATTTAACGTGTAAACTTATTTCTTGAATTCGCTGATGTCGACAATTCTATCGTTATCATTTTTTTTCAAAAGGAAACGCCTTGTTTGTTCTTTTGAAAACTGAAGTTGTTTTGCACCCAGCTGTAGATCGCCGGTACTTCTGAAGGTAAATCACCTGGGAAAGCTTGTGTTAAGGTTTCATCAGTGATAAAATTCACCTGATATAATTCTTTTGGCGTTGCAAAAACAATGGTTTGTCTATCCGGTGACAACATTAAAAACTTTCCAGCTATTCTCTGCTCAGGATCTTGTCTTTTCAATAGGTAAGCTTTTGCAGTCACACCAGTGATGAAGAAATCATTATTGATCAAATGTCCTGTGCGACCCAGTCTGTTGATGCCTAAACCAGATTTTTCACCCGGTCCAGGTTTGGTTGGACGCTCTAAGCTGACCACTTCCAGTTTCCCATCTTTTAAGGAAATAATATAAACTGGTGCTGCCGATGCAGTTGCATCTGCAGTCTGTACAAGTAAGCTTGTTTTCTGTGTATTAATGAATTCTGCAAATGTAAAGTGCTGGGTTGATTTTTTGGCATCCGAAGGATCTGTTTGGATACTCACCGTGCTGTCTCTGAATTTTACTGACAACCACTCATCCTGTTCTGGTTTGTTGAGTTTATAGATGGTAATCGAATCGGCCTTTTGTTCTGAATACTGATTAAAGGCTTCGTTTTTTGTTAAAACTCTAGGTACGTAGTTTTTTATTTTTTCTTCGTCTTTACTACAGCCAAAGATCAGTGTCATCAGCATAAGGGCAAGCAGGCATTTTTTCATAATTGAACGGAAAGTAATTGTGGTCTGTTTCTACACAAATATATAAAAGAAAGGGAAATTATTGCCTATACAAGAAAGGGATGTTCCATCCAGACACATCCCTTTTCTAACCAAATATAAACCTGTATGAACGGGTTTTACTTTAAATTTCCGTAGTACTCTACGAATTTAGCTAATGCATTAGAATAGCCCCATTCGTTATCATACCAAGAAACCACTTTTACGAAGTTGTCATTTAATGCAATACCTGCATTTGCATCGAAAATTGACGCATGATCATCTCCTATAAAGTCAGAAGAAACTACTTCATCTTCTGTATATCCTAGCACACCTTTCAAGTAACCTTCTGAGGCTGCTTTCATGGCTGCTTTAATTTCTTCATAAGTTGCTGCTTTTTCCAGACGAACTGTTAAATCAACAACAGATACATCAGCTACCGGTACACGGAAAGCCATACCTGTTAATTTTCCTTTTAAAGCAGGAATTACTTTTGCTACTGCTTTCGCTGCACCAGTTCCAGAAGGGATAATGTTAGAGAAACCTCCACGTCCACCTCTCCAGTCCTTCGCTGAAGGACCATCAACTGTTTTTTGTGTAGCAGTTACTGCGTGTACTGTGCTCATTAAGCCTTCAACTATACCGAAGTTGTCGTTTAATACTTTAGCGATTGGCGCTAAACAGTTAGTCGTACAAGAAGCGTTAGAAACTACAGTTTGATCAGCAGTTAACAACTCATGATTTACACCCATTACGTAAGTAGGGATTGAATCATCTTTTGCAGGAGCAGAAAGTACTACTCTTTTTGCACCAGCTTGAATATGTTTTTCAGCGTCAACTTGAGTTAAGAATAAACCTGTAGACTCAATTACTGTTTCTACACCTACTTCATCCCATTTTAAGTTTGCTGGATCTCTTTCCGCAGTGATACGGATTGTTTTTCCATTTACTACAAGGTGTCCGTTTACTACTTCAATAGTACCATCAAAACGACCGTGTGTAGTATCGTATTTTAACATATAAGCCATGTAATCCGGCTCAACTAAATCATTGATTGCAACAATATCTAATCCTCTTTTTAAAGCAGCTCTAAAAACCAGTCTGCCGATACGGCCAAAGCCGTTTATTCCAATTTTGCTCATTTTGTTAATTTGAATAGTAGTTTAGTAAATTATATATCGGTTCTTTAGTAATCGATGTTATTTCCAGTCCATGCTTTTTTGCAGTTGCTCGCAGCTCTTCCTGAAAGTTTCCGGCCACAAGTCCTACAAAATGTATTTCTTTACCGGGATGTAATTTTAATGTTGGTAACAAATAAGTGTTAAAATAACTTTCAAATCCTTTCTCTATTATTCCTAACAAAAATTTATCGTTTCTGTTTTCTAAAAAGAAGTCAAAAAAAGAACTTAGAAACTGCTGAGCCAGAGGGCGTTTGTATACGCGTTCCAGGATTTGAGGCCTGTCCAGATTATACTTCAGTTCAAACTTTTTATGCAGGTCCTTTGGCAGTTTATCCTGAACAAAATACTTTAACAGTGTTTTTCCAAGGTAGTTTGCCGAACCTTCATCTCCCAGGATATATCCCAGTCCAAAGTTGTTCTTCTCCGGTTTCTTTCCGTCATAATAAGCGCAATTTGCTCCGCTTCCCAATAAACCTACAATTCCAGGGTTATTGTAACAGGCAGAGATCGCTGCACCATACAGGTCGTCTTTAACCGTTATTTTACTATATCTAAAGAACATTCCAAGCGTTTCCGCTAATTCATTTCTTCTTTCTTCTGAGGAAGCTCCAGCAGCAAAAACATATATTTTCTTAATGCTTTCTGCGTGATTCACCAGAATCGATTTTTTATTTAAGAATTGAAGTATAGACTTCTGGTCATTAAAACAGGGGTTAATCCCTGGCATATTGCATTCAGCAATGGTTTTTCCATCTTGTGCAATTTTCCAGTACGCTGTTTTAGATCCACTGTAAACTACGGCTATCATAATTAAATGGATAAAACCTTAGTCATTTCTAACAGGTCGCTCTCCAATTTAAAAGTATGCCTGGTTAGCGCTTCGTCTATACTTGTCGTCTTTATATCATTTCCACGTAATCCAACCATTTGCATGGTACTTCCTTTCAACAATTCATTCACAGCTGCAAAGCCTAAACGACTGCCTAAAATTCGGTCGAAACTACTCGGGCTGCCTCCACGTTGCAGGTGGCCTAATATCGTAACTTTCGTGTCATAGTGGTTAAAACTCTCTTTCACCTTTTTCGCAACATCATAAGCACCACCAGCTTTATGGCCTTCTGATACAATTACAATGCTCGAAGATTTCTTGGTAGATGCACCAATTGCCAATTGTGAGATCAGTTCATCCAGACTGGTTTCTTTTTCCGGTAGGAGTACTGCCTCTGCGCCACTGGCGATCGCACTTCTCAGGGCTATACATCCCGAATCTCTGCCCATTACTTCAATAAAGAATAAACGGTCATGGGAATCTGCAGTATCTCTGATTTTATCTATTGCTTCAATAACGGTATTTATTGCCGTATCGTATCCTAAAGTGAAATCTGAGCCGTATAAATCATTGTCGATCGTGCCTGGAATTCCAATTACACGAATTCCGAACTTCTTTCCAAAAAGCTGTGCACCTGTAAATGTACCATCTCCTCCAATCACTACCAAGCCATCAATGTCACGGGCTTTTAAGTTTTCAAAAGCCAGCTGCATTCCTGCTTCAGTCTTAAACTCCAGACAACGCGCTGTTTTTAAAATGGTACCACCTAAGTGTATAATGTTACTAACGGATCTTGCGTCCATTGGGTTGATGTTGTTGTTGATCAAGCCCTGGTATCCCTGCAAAACCCCAAACATGTTGATTCCATTGTATATGCCGGTACGTACTACTGCTCTAATGCAGGCGTTCATCCCTGGAGCGTCTCCTCCAGATGTCAATACGGCGATATTTTTAATATTTGGTTTCATGATTTGTGATTACGAATATAGCGTGTATTTTTTACACTAAGTAATTTATTTTTTATTTTCCTATGTAATTAGGATGCAAGTGTATTTTTTTGCCTCAATGTTTAAAAATTTAATAGTTTTTATAGTTTGATAAAAGATGTCTGTTGCTGTAATGATTTAGCAGCGCTGAAAAATTCAATATTCCGAGCCATTATTTCTACAAAAATCAGCATCATATCTTTATTAACAAGATCGATCATCCCTGCATCCGAAGGATTAGCGCATGCAATATAGAAAACACGACTGAAAAATCCGATTCAAGAACTCATTTCCTGGCAGATTCTTTTGCAACATTATTTTTATAATTATACTTTTCATTTTGTTTTTAACTTAAATCCTGTTAATCTTGTTAAAACGAGATATTATTTAAGAACTTTATAGATTAAACCCGAGTGGAAGAGATGGAGCGTATAGCAGCGGGTGTAAGGGAAAAGAATAGAAAAGATAAATAATCTACAACAAATTAACGCCTTAATTGAATTCAAGGCAGATTGAAAAATAAGTTTGATAAATAAAATTTGATATTTTGAAAGAAGTCTTACCAAAGTTTAATTCCACTTTCTCGATTGATTGTGTGCTGTTCGGATTTGATGAAGGAGAATTGAAAATTCTTTTGATTGAAAGAAACGAGGAACCCTTTAAGGACTGGTGGGCATTGCCAGGAAATATTGTTGGAGAAGACGAAAGTTTAGACCAGTCGGCCTCCCGTATTTTGCATGAGCTAACCGGTTTGGGTGATGTTTATATGGAACAATACTACACCTTTGGGGATGTAAACCGACATCCACAAGGAAGGGTAGTGAGTATAGCCTATTATGCGCTATTGAGGTTAGGTGGCGATAAAGCCCTGAAACCACTGAGTAATTATGCCAAACAAGCCCATTGGATCAATGTGCAGAACCTACCAAAGCTGGCATTCGATCATCAGCAGATCTTCGATAAAGGGCTGGAAAAAATTAAAAGAAGAATCAAGCACCAGCCCATTGCTTTTGAGCTGCTACCAGAGAAATTTACCCTCACACAATTGCAGAATGTGTATGAAATTATCTTGAGTAAAAAACTGGATAAAAGAAACTTTAGAAAGAAGATGCTGAGCTTCGGCGTATTGAAAGACCTGGAAGAGAAACAAAAAGGAGTGAGCTTTAGGGCAGCAACCCTGTACAAATTCGACAAGCGTAAGTACGCCAAATTATTTGGCAAAGAAATCTCTTTTTAACCTCAGATACAATCAATTTCCTGCCTTTAAAAAAAGATGGCCACAGTATGTAAATACTGCGGCCATCTTTTTTACCTCCGATTTATTTCCCCTTATGGATGGCAATCTTATACTGATAAGTAGCCAGGAAATACCTCCTGAGAATCTGCTGTTCAGAAGTACTGACAGAATTTTCACTTGCATAGCGATAAACAGAGATACGCTGGTTTAATACATCGAATACAGATAATTTTAGTTGTCCACGGTCTTTTTTGAACATTTGTACACTGAGCGCAAGGTTCAATATATTAGCACTTTTTGAGAAGCCTTCGCTGAGGTTTGGGTTGTAGTTAAAGTTGTATTTACCATCAATGATGATTCTTTTTGGCCATCTTAAAGTCAGTTCCGCCCCAATATTATGTGAGGGGGTATTGATATTTTTATAATCTACTTTTTTATAGGTCGTGATGGATTGTCTGAAATCGTATTTCGTGCTGATGGTAAATAAAGATTGATAATTGAAGTTGAAACTCTGACTGGCGTTTGCATAATAATTGTATTGTACGCCCTCATCCTGATTTAGAAAAAAAGCACTTCTGGTGGCATTGAAGGAAATATAGCTTTCCAATCCAAATTGCCAGTCCTGAGACTTTTTAAACTGCTTGCCAAAATTTGCGCCCACATAACCTGACACTCCGCCATCTTTGTTAATAGGCGTGGTGGTCGTCGTTCCATTGGCGTCTATCGTGTTTTTTTCTATGGTATTGTTGTCAGTGAATGTTAATCCGCCATAGGCATTAAAATTGACCTGCTTTTCATTATTGTATTTGTAGAGATTTCCTATAAGCTCGCGATTGTATTTGGGCTTCAGCTCAGGATTCCCAATGTACTTGCGGAGCTGTGTGTACGTTCTGGTGATGGGCTGCATCTGAGCGATGTTAGGCTGTTCGATTTGTTCCTTATAGGAGATAGAAAAGCCAGGACCTTGAAAGGAAACTACTGGAAATAAGTTAAAGTATTTTAAATATTGATCGGGAATGGCTTTGTTAAACTTGTTTTGCAAGTTTTGTAAGGTGGCATTCATGCCGACTTTGATGTTGTATTCTTTTGAAAAGAGGTAGGAAAGCTGCGGCATTAGCTTTTGTGTCCAGGTATTCCTGGTCAGTTCGCTGCTCTGCTCAGCAAGAAAAACGTTGTACAAACCATCTGCCGGATTTTTGTCGTAATTGGATACCTTTTCTGTAGAGTTGATATAGTTAGCCCCTGCCTTGAGCTCTATTTCCAGGGATTTACTGAGAGGGTAACTATAATCTATGCTGATTGCCGCATCATTCGATCGGTTATTATTGTCTTCCAGCCGATCTAAAAGTTCTGATTGAATCGTTTCCACATAAGACTTTAAATCCAGGAGAGAATAATTGTCAGCAGCTTTTCTATTCAAATTTAAAAAGTGCTCAATGTTTATGGATTCGCCCTCCTTTTTAAACCGTCTGAAGTAGGAAGCCGTATGGGAAAACCCACGTTCGTCCGACTGATTTGTGTGTACACTATTAGACTCAGACAGTTTCGGATGTAAGGTGTTAAAACTGCTGCTCATACCTGAATTTTGATGGTAATCGCTGCCTAAATTAAGTGTTGGCCGATACCGGAAACGATTTAAAGTATCGGGTGCCCATTCCATTAAACCAGATATTGCATGTTTATTCTTGTTGTTCCGGCTTTCTGACCTGGAAGAAGAACTGAGTATGGTTTCTGCCAATGTTTGCTCATTAAAGTTTGTTGAACTAGCTGTAGTACGGGTATTGGTATAAAAATAGGTCAGATTGGTTTTTAGCTTTTCGCCATAATTATGATTGATATTTAGGCCTCCGCTGCTCACTTTTTCCAT
It contains:
- the pfkA gene encoding 6-phosphofructokinase, producing the protein MKPNIKNIAVLTSGGDAPGMNACIRAVVRTGIYNGINMFGVLQGYQGLINNNINPMDARSVSNIIHLGGTILKTARCLEFKTEAGMQLAFENLKARDIDGLVVIGGDGTFTGAQLFGKKFGIRVIGIPGTIDNDLYGSDFTLGYDTAINTVIEAIDKIRDTADSHDRLFFIEVMGRDSGCIALRSAIASGAEAVLLPEKETSLDELISQLAIGASTKKSSSIVIVSEGHKAGGAYDVAKKVKESFNHYDTKVTILGHLQRGGSPSSFDRILGSRLGFAAVNELLKGSTMQMVGLRGNDIKTTSIDEALTRHTFKLESDLLEMTKVLSI
- the gap gene encoding type I glyceraldehyde-3-phosphate dehydrogenase; the encoded protein is MSKIGINGFGRIGRLVFRAALKRGLDIVAINDLVEPDYMAYMLKYDTTHGRFDGTIEVVNGHLVVNGKTIRITAERDPANLKWDEVGVETVIESTGLFLTQVDAEKHIQAGAKRVVLSAPAKDDSIPTYVMGVNHELLTADQTVVSNASCTTNCLAPIAKVLNDNFGIVEGLMSTVHAVTATQKTVDGPSAKDWRGGRGGFSNIIPSGTGAAKAVAKVIPALKGKLTGMAFRVPVADVSVVDLTVRLEKAATYEEIKAAMKAASEGYLKGVLGYTEDEVVSSDFIGDDHASIFDANAGIALNDNFVKVVSWYDNEWGYSNALAKFVEYYGNLK
- a CDS encoding NUDIX hydrolase; the protein is MKEVLPKFNSTFSIDCVLFGFDEGELKILLIERNEEPFKDWWALPGNIVGEDESLDQSASRILHELTGLGDVYMEQYYTFGDVNRHPQGRVVSIAYYALLRLGGDKALKPLSNYAKQAHWINVQNLPKLAFDHQQIFDKGLEKIKRRIKHQPIAFELLPEKFTLTQLQNVYEIILSKKLDKRNFRKKMLSFGVLKDLEEKQKGVSFRAATLYKFDKRKYAKLFGKEISF
- a CDS encoding DUF763 domain-containing protein, whose protein sequence is MKASGTADLPLHYGYVPSWLSERMTRLGLAITEAIITEYGTAEVLRRLSDPFWFQSLGAVMGMDWHSSGITTSVMGALKAAINPHSKELGIYICGGKGKRSKQTPAELLNIAQQTGLDGNHLLRCSKLSAKVDNTAIQDGFQLYTHNFILNKEGLWTVVQQGMRNDSGTARRYHWHSSSLHSFVEEPHTGVCGVHQGKIMNLVDKAAAPAQQAMLAMTTEHPDRMIMEIKKLIMPNHHEVKAKDVDLKRLGAMLWLTQENQPEDFEELLLLKGMGPRTLQSLALVSEVIYGTPSRFTDPARFSFAHGGKDGHPFPVPINVYDETIEVLSKAVQQAKIGHSDKQQAIHQLSIISRNVEKDFVPNDNFEALIEKESRDSWKHGGKTIFGDAKPIRAQQLSLF
- a CDS encoding outer membrane beta-barrel protein, translating into MFKILAALLLFLIASNTYAQNKAAIKGSLADSSTNAPIEFATIAVVNSKDTTLISYTLSDKKGGFKLSGIPTDRATKLIISYVGYPTYRQNLQLKTGEVKDFGTLLFSGTHLKEVIIQGERSPVLIKKDTIEFNTEAFKTRPNAVVEELLRKLPGVQVNSNGSILVNGKKISKLLIDGKEFFGNDPLVATRNLDADLLDKIQVYDDRENDPAHKLNSSELSKIINLKLKSKIKKSTIGKIQAGSGSRDRYEVGGILSNFRDTLQVSLIGLSNNLNKTGFSQDDLYSMGGFDRSGGSEFYDGTFGGQSWGGHMEKVSSGGLNINHNYGEKLKTNLTYFYTNTRTTASSTNFNEQTLAETILSSSSRSESRNNKNKHAISGLMEWAPDTLNRFRYRPTLNLGSDYHQNSGMSSSFNTLHPKLSESNSVHTNQSDERGFSHTASYFRRFKKEGESINIEHFLNLNRKAADNYSLLDLKSYVETIQSELLDRLEDNNNRSNDAAISIDYSYPLSKSLEIELKAGANYINSTEKVSNYDKNPADGLYNVFLAEQSSELTRNTWTQKLMPQLSYLFSKEYNIKVGMNATLQNLQNKFNKAIPDQYLKYFNLFPVVSFQGPGFSISYKEQIEQPNIAQMQPITRTYTQLRKYIGNPELKPKYNRELIGNLYKYNNEKQVNFNAYGGLTFTDNNTIEKNTIDANGTTTTTPINKDGGVSGYVGANFGKQFKKSQDWQFGLESYISFNATRSAFFLNQDEGVQYNYYANASQSFNFNYQSLFTISTKYDFRQSITTYKKVDYKNINTPSHNIGAELTLRWPKRIIIDGKYNFNYNPNLSEGFSKSANILNLALSVQMFKKDRGQLKLSVFDVLNQRISVYRYASENSVSTSEQQILRRYFLATYQYKIAIHKGK